In a single window of the Desulfovibrio mangrovi genome:
- a CDS encoding transporter substrate-binding domain-containing protein, whose product MRRLVFLLWIVALAVGCCSVCHARQKNLHISTLQDFYPFVMERDGRAEGIDIEVVTELCARIGYSCDIETYPWNRVLSNVETGFSDAGFSAFYTKERAAYATYLQYPIHNSIYSVFVLKGSEFTFSCAKDLFGKRIGTNRGFCLGDEFAQAASEGRFVVEEVGDTDSNIQKLLHGRLDCIVANYYETMTLLDQQGLAGRVVALPVPVVPPKGAYLIVSKMSGVPERDALIARMNEALKGMYEDGTVDRITEKYLKVKQDSR is encoded by the coding sequence ATGAGGCGGTTGGTTTTTCTGTTGTGGATAGTCGCCCTTGCTGTCGGTTGCTGTTCCGTTTGCCATGCCAGGCAGAAGAACCTTCATATCTCTACCCTCCAGGACTTCTATCCCTTCGTTATGGAGCGGGATGGCCGAGCAGAGGGGATAGATATTGAGGTTGTAACCGAATTATGTGCAAGAATAGGCTATTCCTGCGACATTGAGACGTATCCATGGAACAGGGTGCTTTCCAATGTGGAAACGGGATTCAGTGACGCAGGTTTCTCCGCTTTTTATACAAAGGAAAGGGCAGCTTACGCTACGTATCTGCAGTATCCCATCCATAACAGCATCTATAGTGTTTTTGTTCTGAAAGGATCCGAGTTTACCTTTTCCTGTGCGAAGGACTTGTTCGGAAAACGTATTGGTACCAATCGGGGGTTTTGTCTGGGGGATGAATTTGCTCAGGCCGCTTCCGAAGGCAGGTTCGTGGTGGAGGAGGTCGGTGATACGGATTCCAACATCCAGAAACTCCTGCATGGCAGGCTGGATTGCATCGTGGCAAATTATTATGAAACCATGACCCTTCTTGACCAGCAGGGCCTTGCGGGCAGGGTGGTAGCTTTGCCGGTTCCGGTTGTGCCTCCAAAGGGGGCGTATCTCATAGTTTCCAAGATGTCCGGCGTGCCGGAACGGGATGCACTTATTGCGCGTATGAATGAGGCCCTCAAGGGAATGTATGAAGACGGCACGGTAGATCGTATTACCGAGAAATATCTCAAGGTGAAGCAGGATTCCAGGTAG
- a CDS encoding ATP-binding protein, which produces MLQFERVLEHMAHPSTVQLYREFRKKEDFSFAEFLHGYFYLRFPYFYIGIGKGHHPLARYLNEPLCWIADRLGLWKEGDFASAKGTGGFADTYHGKVLRTESARKLIMVRRNIALPNLEKVLPYSSAKDLILEHPDHIVLFDCPCRVNSENPCLPIDVCMIVGEPFVTFIEEHHPDKSRRITPDEAVRVIEQENRRGHVTHAFFKEAVLGRYYAICNCCACCCGAMRAHFNGVPMLESSGYLAQVDEELCVGCGKCAKKCQFSAIRMKDAVAVVDAGLCMGCGVCRFQCAKSAITLARNEEASEPLEIDSLAREAV; this is translated from the coding sequence ATGTTGCAGTTTGAACGAGTGCTGGAGCACATGGCCCATCCTTCCACTGTGCAGTTGTACAGGGAGTTCCGCAAGAAAGAGGACTTCTCCTTTGCGGAGTTTCTGCACGGCTATTTCTATTTGCGTTTTCCTTATTTCTACATCGGCATCGGCAAGGGGCATCATCCCCTTGCCCGGTATCTCAACGAGCCTCTGTGCTGGATAGCCGACCGCCTTGGCCTCTGGAAGGAAGGCGATTTTGCCTCCGCCAAGGGAACCGGCGGCTTTGCGGACACATACCACGGCAAGGTTCTGCGGACCGAATCCGCCCGCAAGCTGATCATGGTAAGGCGGAATATTGCCCTCCCCAATCTGGAAAAGGTGTTGCCGTATTCCTCGGCAAAAGACCTTATTTTGGAACATCCCGACCATATTGTGCTCTTCGACTGCCCCTGCCGCGTGAACAGCGAGAATCCCTGCTTGCCGATAGATGTGTGCATGATCGTTGGCGAACCCTTTGTGACCTTCATAGAAGAGCATCATCCCGACAAGAGCCGTCGCATCACGCCGGACGAAGCCGTGCGCGTGATTGAGCAGGAGAATCGGCGAGGTCATGTGACCCATGCCTTTTTCAAGGAGGCGGTACTGGGGCGTTATTATGCCATCTGCAATTGCTGCGCGTGCTGTTGCGGGGCCATGCGCGCCCACTTCAACGGCGTTCCCATGCTGGAATCCTCAGGGTATCTGGCGCAGGTGGATGAAGAGCTCTGCGTCGGGTGCGGCAAGTGCGCAAAGAAATGTCAGTTCAGCGCCATTCGTATGAAAGACGCTGTGGCGGTTGTGGATGCCGGATTGTGCATGGGGTGCGGAGTATGTCGGTTCCAGTGCGCAAAGAGCGCCATTACCCTTGCCCGTAACGAGGAAGCCAGCGAGCCACTTGAGATAGACAGTCTCGCTCGGGAGGCCGTGTAG